In Corynebacterium nuruki S6-4, the following proteins share a genomic window:
- the gltB gene encoding glutamate synthase large subunit, whose product MSHYPAPQGLYHPSYEHDACGVAFVADMHGRPTHDIVEKGIQALVNLEHRGAAGAEKNTGDGAGILIQVPDRFYREILAAQGIDLPAPGCYATGIAFLPAARMAALDAMRAVEAIIAEENLELLGWREVPVDDTSLGAMARDAEPIFYQLFLAGKDAEGNQLGGIELDRRAWFVRKRAERELGSKGPGEGPGGDTVYFPSLSARTIVYKGMLTTPQLREFYLDLQDDRVASALAVVHSRFSTNTFPSWPLAHPYRMVAHNGEINTVRGNENWMRARESQIRSETLGDIERVLPVCDPAGSDTGRFDEALEMLHLAGRSLPHAVMMMVPQAWERNPSIDPAIRAFYEYHSCLMEAWDGPAALVFTDGTVLGSVLDRNGLRPGRIWVTKDGLVIGGSETGLLPVDPADVVERRRIEPGRMFLVDTAQGRIIPDEEIKAKLADGPYRQWVDDNIVRFGDLPQVDYEPMSHERVVLRQRVFGYTEEEVESLIRPIAVTAGEAIGSMGTDTPIAALSDRSRMLFDFFAQRFAQVTNPPLDSIREKMVTSLFTQLGAQVDVTTEVPEAAHRIQLETPLLLNSSLATLRGAGGHDGFDAFRSTVISGLYPVAHGGRGMRQAIDRVRREVSAAIEDGCSLIILSDRESDERLAPIPSLLLTSAVHQHLVAERTRTRASLIIETGDAREVHHMAMLLTFGADAINPYMVMESIDELGKQGRLGGVDVEQACRNFIAGAAASVQKIMSKMGIATVASYRGAQLADVTGLSQALLDEYFTGCVSPISGIGLDEIADAVAVRHRFAFLPRPEEAAHRELEIGGEYKWRREGEYHLFNPETIFKLQHATRTGTYRIFKEYTEKVDNQSARLATLRGMIDLHSDRRPIPVEEVEPVSEIVTRFSTGAMSYGSISAEAHETLAIAMNRLHGKSNSGEGGEDSARFEPDANGDWRRSAIKQVASGRFGVTSHYLNNCTDIQIKMAQGAKPGEGGQLPPHKVYPWIAEVRVTTPGVGLISPPPHHDIYSIEDLAQLIHDLKSANPDARIHVKLVAEQGVGTVAAGVSKAHADVVLISGHDGGTGASPLNSLKHAGGPWELGLAETQQTLLMNGLRDRITVQCDGQLKTGRDVIVAALLGAEEFGFATAPLVVSGCIMMRVCHLDTCPVGVATQNPELRKKYTGQADHVVNFFTFIAQEVREYLAELGFRSIEEAVGHAECLRQRQVDPSHTTASQLDLSPIFAIPDSPFMHQDRHRTKAQDHSLEESIDNRIRRDAEETIRRAAAGEGTTVELAYPISNVDRSVGTMTGSLISRVAGRDGLPADTVDITFTGSAGNSFGAFVPKGMTMTLVGDANDYVGKGLSGGTIAIRPDARDGALGPHQTIAGNVLGFGGVSGELFIRGAVGERFGVRNSGVTAVVEGVGNHGCEYMTGGRVIVLGPVGENFAAGMSGGIAYLLDDGTGIEGMSAHVNPGLVDVEELDPVTDADEIDWLVATIARHRQLTGSTVPVDPRALIRIMPRDYRRVTRTIETARAAGLDEDGIAAAIMEEVK is encoded by the coding sequence ATGTCCCACTATCCGGCCCCGCAGGGTCTGTACCACCCCTCCTACGAGCACGACGCCTGTGGCGTCGCGTTCGTCGCCGACATGCACGGCCGCCCCACCCACGACATCGTGGAGAAGGGTATCCAGGCACTGGTCAACCTGGAGCACCGCGGCGCCGCCGGCGCCGAGAAGAACACCGGCGACGGCGCCGGCATCCTCATCCAGGTCCCCGACCGGTTCTACCGGGAGATCCTCGCCGCCCAGGGCATCGACCTGCCCGCACCGGGCTGCTACGCCACCGGCATCGCCTTCCTCCCTGCCGCCCGCATGGCCGCGCTGGACGCCATGCGCGCCGTCGAGGCCATCATCGCCGAGGAGAACCTCGAGCTGCTGGGCTGGCGCGAGGTCCCGGTCGACGACACGAGCCTCGGCGCGATGGCCCGCGACGCCGAACCGATCTTCTACCAGCTCTTCCTCGCCGGGAAGGACGCCGAGGGCAACCAGCTCGGCGGCATCGAACTGGACCGCCGCGCCTGGTTCGTGCGCAAGCGCGCCGAGCGGGAACTCGGGTCGAAGGGCCCCGGCGAAGGACCCGGCGGCGACACGGTCTACTTCCCGTCCCTGTCCGCCCGCACCATCGTCTACAAGGGGATGCTCACCACCCCGCAGCTCCGGGAGTTCTACCTGGACCTGCAGGATGACCGGGTGGCCTCGGCCCTGGCGGTCGTCCACTCCCGGTTCTCGACGAACACCTTCCCGTCCTGGCCGCTGGCCCACCCGTACCGGATGGTCGCCCACAACGGTGAGATCAACACCGTCCGCGGCAACGAGAACTGGATGCGTGCCCGCGAGTCCCAGATCCGCAGCGAGACCCTCGGCGACATCGAGCGGGTCCTGCCGGTCTGCGACCCCGCGGGCTCGGACACCGGACGCTTCGACGAGGCCCTGGAGATGCTCCACCTCGCCGGCCGGTCGCTGCCGCACGCGGTGATGATGATGGTGCCGCAGGCCTGGGAGCGTAACCCCTCCATCGACCCGGCGATCCGGGCGTTCTACGAGTACCACTCCTGCCTCATGGAGGCGTGGGACGGCCCCGCCGCCCTCGTCTTCACCGACGGCACGGTGCTGGGTTCGGTCCTCGACCGCAACGGACTGCGTCCGGGCCGTATCTGGGTCACGAAGGACGGCCTGGTCATCGGCGGGTCCGAGACCGGCCTGCTGCCCGTCGACCCGGCGGACGTCGTCGAACGCCGCCGCATCGAGCCGGGCCGCATGTTCCTCGTGGACACCGCCCAGGGCCGCATCATCCCCGACGAGGAGATCAAGGCGAAGCTCGCCGACGGTCCCTACCGGCAGTGGGTCGACGACAACATCGTCCGCTTCGGCGACCTGCCCCAGGTCGACTACGAGCCGATGAGCCATGAGCGCGTCGTGCTGCGGCAGCGCGTCTTCGGCTACACCGAGGAGGAGGTCGAGTCCCTCATCCGGCCGATCGCGGTCACCGCCGGCGAGGCCATCGGCTCGATGGGCACCGACACGCCCATCGCCGCCCTGTCCGACCGGTCGCGGATGCTGTTCGACTTCTTCGCCCAGCGGTTCGCGCAGGTCACGAACCCGCCGCTGGACTCCATCCGGGAGAAGATGGTCACCAGCCTGTTCACCCAGCTCGGTGCCCAGGTCGACGTCACCACCGAGGTGCCGGAGGCCGCCCACCGCATCCAGCTCGAGACCCCGCTGCTGCTGAACTCGTCGCTGGCGACCCTGCGCGGCGCCGGCGGCCACGACGGCTTCGACGCCTTCCGCTCCACCGTCATCTCCGGGCTGTACCCGGTCGCCCACGGCGGCCGCGGCATGCGCCAGGCGATCGACCGGGTGCGCCGGGAGGTCTCCGCCGCCATCGAGGACGGCTGCTCGCTGATCATCCTGTCGGACCGGGAGTCCGACGAGCGCCTCGCCCCGATCCCGTCCCTGCTGCTCACCAGCGCCGTCCACCAGCACCTCGTCGCGGAGCGGACGCGCACGCGGGCGTCCCTCATCATCGAGACCGGCGACGCCCGCGAAGTCCACCACATGGCGATGCTGCTCACCTTCGGTGCGGACGCGATCAACCCCTACATGGTCATGGAGTCCATCGACGAACTCGGCAAGCAGGGCCGGCTCGGCGGTGTCGACGTCGAACAGGCCTGCCGCAACTTCATCGCGGGCGCCGCCGCCAGCGTGCAGAAGATCATGTCCAAGATGGGCATCGCCACCGTGGCGTCCTACCGCGGTGCACAGCTCGCCGACGTCACCGGCCTGTCCCAGGCGCTGCTCGACGAGTACTTCACCGGCTGCGTCAGCCCGATCTCGGGCATCGGCCTCGACGAGATCGCGGACGCCGTCGCCGTGCGCCACCGCTTCGCCTTCCTCCCCCGGCCGGAGGAGGCCGCCCACCGGGAGCTCGAGATCGGCGGCGAGTACAAGTGGCGCCGCGAAGGCGAGTACCACCTGTTCAACCCGGAGACGATCTTCAAGCTCCAGCACGCCACCCGGACCGGCACCTACCGGATCTTCAAGGAGTACACGGAGAAGGTCGACAACCAGTCGGCGCGGCTGGCCACGCTGCGCGGCATGATCGACCTGCACTCCGACCGCCGGCCGATCCCGGTCGAGGAGGTCGAACCGGTCAGCGAGATCGTCACGCGGTTCTCCACCGGCGCCATGAGCTACGGCTCCATCTCCGCCGAGGCGCACGAGACCCTCGCCATCGCCATGAACCGGCTGCACGGCAAGTCGAACTCCGGTGAGGGCGGCGAGGATTCCGCCCGCTTCGAACCGGACGCCAACGGCGACTGGCGCCGCTCGGCGATCAAGCAGGTGGCGTCCGGCCGCTTCGGCGTCACGAGCCACTACCTCAACAACTGCACCGACATCCAGATCAAGATGGCGCAGGGCGCGAAGCCCGGTGAGGGCGGCCAGCTGCCGCCGCACAAGGTGTACCCGTGGATCGCCGAGGTGCGTGTCACCACGCCAGGTGTGGGACTGATCTCCCCGCCGCCGCACCACGACATCTACTCGATCGAGGACCTCGCCCAGCTCATCCACGACCTGAAGTCGGCGAACCCCGACGCGCGCATCCACGTCAAGCTCGTCGCCGAGCAGGGCGTGGGCACCGTCGCCGCCGGTGTGTCGAAGGCGCACGCCGACGTGGTGCTCATCTCCGGGCACGACGGCGGCACCGGGGCGTCCCCCCTGAACTCCCTGAAGCACGCGGGCGGCCCGTGGGAGCTCGGCCTCGCCGAGACCCAGCAGACCCTGCTGATGAACGGTCTGCGTGACCGCATCACCGTGCAGTGCGACGGCCAGCTGAAGACCGGCCGGGACGTCATCGTCGCCGCACTCCTCGGCGCCGAGGAGTTCGGCTTCGCCACCGCCCCGCTGGTGGTCTCCGGCTGCATCATGATGCGCGTCTGCCACCTGGACACCTGCCCGGTCGGCGTGGCCACCCAGAACCCCGAGCTGCGGAAGAAGTACACCGGCCAGGCCGACCACGTCGTCAACTTCTTCACCTTCATCGCCCAGGAGGTGCGCGAGTACCTGGCGGAACTCGGCTTCCGGTCGATCGAGGAGGCCGTCGGCCACGCCGAATGCCTCCGCCAGCGCCAGGTCGACCCCTCCCACACCACCGCCTCGCAGCTCGACCTCTCGCCGATCTTCGCGATCCCCGACAGCCCCTTCATGCACCAGGACCGGCACCGGACGAAGGCGCAGGACCACTCGCTGGAGGAGTCGATCGACAACCGCATCCGGCGCGACGCGGAGGAGACCATCCGCCGCGCCGCCGCCGGGGAGGGCACCACCGTCGAGCTGGCCTACCCGATCAGCAACGTCGACCGCTCGGTCGGCACGATGACCGGGTCCCTCATCAGCCGGGTGGCGGGCCGCGACGGCCTGCCGGCGGACACGGTGGACATCACGTTCACCGGGTCGGCGGGCAACTCCTTCGGCGCCTTCGTGCCGAAGGGCATGACGATGACACTGGTCGGCGACGCCAACGACTACGTCGGCAAGGGCCTGTCGGGCGGCACCATCGCCATCCGGCCGGACGCCCGCGACGGGGCCCTCGGTCCGCACCAGACCATCGCCGGCAACGTGCTCGGCTTCGGCGGCGTGTCCGGTGAACTGTTCATCCGGGGCGCGGTCGGCGAGCGGTTCGGCGTCCGGAACTCCGGCGTCACCGCCGTCGTCGAAGGCGTGGGCAACCACGGCTGCGAGTACATGACCGGCGGACGCGTCATCGTCCTCGGCCCGGTCGGCGAGAACTTCGCCGCCGGCATGTCCGGCGGTATCGCCTACCTGCTCGACGACGGCACCGGGATCGAGGGCATGTCCGCCCACGTCAACCCCGGCCTCGTCGACGTCGAGGAGCTCGACCCGGTGACGGACGCCGACGAGATCGACTGGCTCGTCGCCACGATCGCCCGGCACCGCCAGCTCACCGGATCCACCGTGCCCGTCGACCCGCGGGCACTCATCAGGATCATGCCGCGCGACTACCGCCGCGTGACCCGCACCATCGAAACCGCCCGCGCC